The following nucleotide sequence is from Arvicola amphibius chromosome 1, mArvAmp1.2, whole genome shotgun sequence.
ggtaccaagccatgtggctaaacatagataagaattattggttaatttaagttgtaagagctagttcataattaatacaagcctctgtgtttctttgggactgaatggctgtgggatgggtgggacagaaacttccgtctacaCTGCTTACCCTCTCCTCTGCCAGACCTTGTCGCATCTGTGCCTGCTCCTTCACATCCAGAACGTGATTCCCATCCTTATCAAACCTGGTGAAGGCAGCCTTGAGCTCAGATATCTCATGCTCTGCATGTCCCAGTCTAAGGAAAACAAGGCAAAGAAAGAACCATAATCACTCAAATATGGCCTCCCTGCCCTTTTCCTAGACTCTTGTAAGGATCTTGATCTCGGGGTCTTGCTTTCTGGGGAAGAAGAGGATCACACAGGAAAGCTAGGATCTTCAGGGTCTAATGATTCTACCTCTAacaagttcttttatttcttcttcatgctGTGACTCTTGCTGGCTAGGTTAGGCCTTCAGCATCTCATGCAGAGAGCATTACATTTCTGTGCCCCTGGATAACCTGCTGCCACTACCACGGCTCTCACTTCCTTTTCACTCCCTACTCCTGAAACCCATCCTCCGTAAAGAgaataattaacatttttaaatgtttaattattaattatcaaGTTTAATACTTGAGCATGGTGAAAGATGTCTATAAgtcttagtacttgggaggctgaggctagagGAAGAATCAGATCAAGTTCAAGGTGAACCTGGGTACTAAAGTGAGacaaatctaaaaaatattaaaatgtaatagaaaatgCTCATCTGAGAGCACCAATTTCTGGTTTTAAAGTCCCCCTAAGCACTCTACTCCTCAGATTCAGTGGTGACTTTCAAGGTCTTTCCCAGCGTGGCCCTTGGCTATGGCCTCAATTCTTCTACAACTCGCCATTCATTTGATATCTTAGCAATGCTGGGCTATCACAATGACCTTCCTCTGCTTGCCCAGTGTGTAAGTTAGGCATTCTTTAAAACCCTTTTCCGTCACCACCTCTTCCTGGAAGCCTTCCTTAAATCTCAAAAGCTACTGATAACTCTTTTTGTTCTGTGTCTCCCTCTCGTTAAGTCACTGCTGTTCTTGGACTTCGTCTGTCTTGGTATATTTGCGAGCCTTTGAGCTCCTCATTGTCATCGCCAACTCAAGCCTGAGGCAATATATTTGCCCAATATTTTCGGTGGCGCATATATAATAATAAGATAGTTATTAAGTATATGAGATGTTCAGTAAGATCCAGAATATGTATAAACTATGGTCAGAAATCTGTAAAGCAAGGTCACAATTCTTTACTTATGGCCATAAGTAAAGACCACATAGAATGGGGTTATTAGCAAAGCATGTATAGTTGAGGGTCACAAATTAGACTAATTTCAAAGAATCTCCAGTTGCTCACTCCCTCAAGGTGTTGGTGAAATCTTCCAGCTGGATCACCGATTCCCCACCCTCCAGAACCTTCTGCACATCTGAAACCTGTTTCTTCCTCAGATGCAGTCTTAGTAGGGCCTTCTTGCAGCTCTGAAAGGGAAAAGGAGCAGGCAGAGTTCCCCACTGGGTCCTCATCACCATCGGTCCCCCGCCCCCACCTAAAGTTCTCAGACCCCCAGGAACAAGTCAAAGGCATTCAAGAGCACAGAtgcccacctgcctcaggcaggaACAGGCTACCATGGCACAGTGTCCCAGAGTCAAACCCAGAGGGGGACACGCTGCTCAAAGACGCTGAGTGTTCACCTGTTTCAGGAGGTCAGAAAGCTGTAACTCATCcttctggccagccagctcctCCTTGACCTCCGAGTATGTGTCATTGATGATGGCCAGGAACATATTCTAAAGCAAAAAATAGGGACATAGCTTTTTTTTGAAGCAGAAtatttctatgtagccctggctgtcctagaacttgctgcatagaccagtgtggccttgaactcacagagatctacctgcctttacctcccctgctgagattagaggcatgcgccaccatgccccgCTTGTGATGCAGGTTTTCACCTTCAGCCCCACTGAAAGCACTGAGCTTTCTTGCTCACATGTTTTAAAAAGACCGATGCTCTCAGTCTCAGCACGGCAGCCCACCCATACTGCCTCTCGAGAGCCTGAAAGTCCGCCTTTGGCACATTTCTGTTACAGACAGAGATGTTCCCTCATTGACCTGAGGTTCCTCATTCAGATGCTGCAGTGACCTTTCTAAACACCAGTATATCCCAACATATGCCATGGACCTCCTCCTACACAAGGGCCCACCAGCCACTGAAGTCGTTTTTTCAATGCCAAAGTACAAATGTGCTCTCTTCTTTACCAGTGACCCCAATTCCatgtctgtctccatcagttaAATCAAATAAGGATACTTTCTGTTTACATTAAAAATCCCCCTCAGGGGCTTGGAGACATGGCTTGGCacttagagcacttgttgcttttgcagatgaccagagttcatttcccagaacccatgccaTAGCTCACAACCAATTGTAACTCCAGATCTGGGGGTCCAACTCCTCCCAGGCATCAGGTACACACATgctgcatatgtatatgtgcacatgcaagcaaagtacatacatgtaaaataaaataaagaaatctcagATAATTTCCCAGTTGGCAAGAAGAGGGAAACACTGGCGGTAGAAAACCATTGTGAATGCCACAAAGGAAGGGGCCTCTGCGAGAACAGATACAGAGGCTTCCAGAGGTCTCTGCTGTGCCTCATGAGGTatttctccactccctttctttccttggaAGATGAGGAGTTGATTTTCCTGGGAGAATGCACAGTTTCCTTTATGTCCCACACTCCACCTGGCCATCTGTTATCACTACATTAACCAGCACTCAGAAAACCCAAAGAaccccacctccacacaccctcccccatGCTGTGAGAAACCTGTTTTAATCCTAAGTGGGAGGTGTGTGGGGTCAAAAGCCCACCCAGCAGGCCCTCTAGGTCACCAGCCCTCAGAGGGACCCTCACCAAGAGCACaaagaagacgaagaagacgTAGGTGACGAAGTACACAGGACCCAGGATTCGGTTGGCATTGTCAATGGCTTTGTAGTCAAAATCCCCAAGGATTATCCGGAACTGGGTGAATCTGAGAGATGAGATCTGGGCTTCACCCAGAGCCGAGACAAACATTTGCCCCAATTCATACCCCATCCCGCTTTCCTAACCACAAACAGGCCCCTTGCTGCGCCTAATACAATAAATGCACTATAATAAAAACAGATGGACTGTCAGTTACTTGAGCACAAACCTGAACTGTAAGACACTCCCAGATACTCTAAGCATTAACATGCCCGTACACCTGCCCCTCTCTCCCAAGGCTGCACACACCCTGGGAGGTGGAGAGTGAGGGACCCAGGGATGggggcaggacacacacacacatgcacttgacGAAAGTGCTAAAATTCTCCACTTGGGTCCCAAAAATCAGGTAGCCAAGCTGGGCATAGGCGAAGAAGACGATGAAGAACATGACAGCAAAGCCCAGGATGTCCTTGGCACAGCGAGCCAGTGTGGATGAGAGCTGGGTCATGGTTTTGTTGAAGCTGATGTACTTGAATATCTGCAAGGGTCACGGTGAAACAAGTGAGAGAGGGAAGGTGAGAGGCATGGAATACTCTAGGGACCGCTGGAGGCCCTGGGAGGTACCAAATCGGACAAGAAAAACGAGACCCATATGGAGGAAGGTAAGTGAGAAAGAACCTTGGGGCAGAGGCGGGAGGCAAGTCCTAGGTACCTTGATCCAGGCAAAGAAAAGGTTGACAGCGTTCATATTGTTGTACTGTGTCTGCCAGAAGGCCAGGAACTCAAAGTCTGCGTAAGTGTCTGGCTGCTGCAGGAGCTTTCCCATCAGTCGGTTTACTTCCAGGGTTCTGAAGATGTGGAAACCCACGGCCACTATGGAGAGCTGTCACATGGGAGTCACGGGGAGTGTCAGAGAAGTTGAGGGAATCTTACGGGAAGTTCAAACATGAGCTCCCAGCGGAAAACCAGGACAGGAAACATTCTCTGCTGAGATGTTCACTAGCTGAGTTCCAGATGCAACAGGGTGGGTGACCAGAGAGCAGCTTAAACGTGCTACAGACCAAGGGAAGGCTTTGGGGCCATAGGCAATAGAAAGGTTGTCAAGAACTGTGGGGAAGAGGTACCCAGAAACGCGATGTCTCCCCATCCATATTATCCCAAGCATtggtaaaagaaataaatattgggccagtgagacagctcagcaggtaagggagcttgctgccaagcctggccacCTAAGTTTGTTTGATCTCTGggatccacatggcagaaggtgagaaccaactcccataagGTGTCCTCtgttgcatgtgcacatgcacacacacatgcacacgcatgcgcacacatccacacaaataaatgtaaaaataaaacaacaacaaaacaaatgtgtCTTATTAGTAGGAAGGAGATGACAATGGAGGGACAAAGTAttcaaatagaaaaagagaaatggaagggtTCTCAAGAGGTTAGGTCATGAAACGAAAGGCAGAAGAGATTCTGAATAGATTTGcataaaggaaaaaggagggcCCACTCACAGGTGAGGGGGGCGGGAGATGTTCGGGACAAGTTTTTCCAAGGTCTGAGCCAATGGGCATCAACCTTTCTCTTAGAGAGACTTAGCACAGTGTTTCTACTAAGTCAAAAGGAGGGCTTGAGCCTCCAAAAGAAAGAACTCGGATCCCCCATCAAAGCAGAGGTCTCTCCACCCTCTACTATGTCCCAAGTCCCTTACCGAGATGATCACCAGGTCCAGGATGTTCCAGATGCTGCTGAGGTAGTGAAGCCTATGCAGGTGGATTTCCAGGATTTCCTCCACCACGTagtagaaaatgaagacacagaagaTGACCTCACAGCCGGCGATGAAGAAGTCCCAGTTATTCACATAGCGGATCAGCTTAACTGTGCGGATTTGCCAGGACGGGATGGTCCCTCCTGTGGCTGGAAACTCTACCACCAGTCtgtgaggaaggagagatggcTAGTGGAGGTTGGGTCGGTACAGTTCTTCCTACTGTCCTGGCACCTCACATCCGCCATAGGGTACCAGGTGAGGAAAGATCTCAAGCACATCAGATGGACTAGGaactatggagagagagagagagagagagagagagagagagagagagagagagagagagagagagagagagagatgcagtggGAGAAAGGGTGCTTACCTCAGAACACAGAAAAGATTGATGTTGGCATTGtagactgagaagtcaatgaagACCACCCGAGTGCCCCTGTCTAACCACAGCCCCTCCCGAAGGCCTTTCAGGGCCTCTGCACTGGCTTGTCGGGATCCTGGAAGGTCCAAATAGTAGCCACCCCCACTGTAGCTTGCAAGCCTGCCCCAGTGGGAGGAGCCCCCCAGCTCATCTTGTGAATGGTAAGTCCACCTGCCAAAGAAAAAAGACCATCTGAGCAAAGAGGTCAGAACCAGGCAAAACACTAACCCCCTAAGGTAATTATGAATGCCCGGCTTTACAGTTCTACATGCATTGTATATCTATATATGCTTACTGtactatacatgtatatgtgtgcatatattataTGCGATACATACATAATTTTGTGAGAAACATGTCTTATACACCTTGTATGAGATGTCTCATGCAGTGCACATAATATCATATACAATAGATGCTTCACGTTTATCATTTTGTTTGCTACTAACAGTTGTttgggaagagaggggaaataCTGTCCATATTTTGCAGTAGAGGAAATGAAGACTCAGGGAATTCCAAGATAGTCAGTTATCCAGTGATAGCCCTGAAACTCAAATGTAAATGTCTTCCTACTTCACTCGGTGAATGTATTGGTGGCCCAGGCTGTGTACTGCACATGAGGGAAACCCTTGGGCCATAAATCCAGGAATAGTTCTCTAGCTCCTGTGGTCCCATCGCTGGCTGCTCAACCCCAGCATTCCTTGTTCTAGCCACTCTTCCAACCTCCCCCCCAACCCCATTTTTATCCTGCTTACATcttttcgttttgtttgttttttgggtttttggtttttcgagacagtgtttctctgtagctttggagcctgtcctggaactcttagaccaggctggcctcgaactcacagagatctgcctgcctctgcctcccgagcactgggattaaaggcgtgcgccaccaccacccagctaatccTGCTTACTCCTTTCCCATCCTCTCTACCCTCATCCTGTCCTCTTCATTCCTCATTCATCTTCCACCCCTTGCTGCTTCCTGTATCAGGTCCCAGGAGTCAAACTCTCCAACCATGACTTGGGTGACAGCATGAACTTCATTCACAGACCACACACCCCAAGGGACTCTGCCTTCCAGGAAGGATGAAACTGTAGTGGGAACAAATCCAGAGGCTGTGTCTTTTCTGCTAATCTGCTTCCTCCACACCTGAACAACACACACCAAGTGTGTGTCCTCAAAGAGTCATTGTTGGAACTTAGAGAACAGTCCCCAAGTCTCCTAAGGTGCCCActgtaaaggtttttttttaggTTTCATGGAAGTGTTTCCCACACCCCAGACTGATAGCAAGCTCAAAGGGGTGCCCCTGCGCTTTGGGCAGGGGCTCACTTACGCTGTCCCATTGAAGAGCCCAAAAGGGAGTTGATCTTCCTTGTCTGGAGAGTAGACATCGTAGCAGTTCAAAATGTCCTCCCGGAAGTCCTCGTGAACCGCACAGGAGTCGTTGCGCACTCGCAGCTGCCGCAACCTCGGGACCCCCAGCAGCAAGTTCTCATAGTAAATGAAGGAGTGGGAGCCACCACCCAGGCTCTGATTGTTGTACCACTTCGTCCAGTACAAACTGTCCAGGAGGGGGCCCTGAGCAAACTAGACCAGCATCTGGGTTGGGCCTGGTCCGGCCTCCTCCTAACCCCAGTTCATGACATTTGCCCTCCTTCCCTGGCCTTCAACTTGACTCTAAGCCTCTATTTTTGGACCCTCGCAGCTGACCTTCAGAACTtgaccaaaatacattttaaaatactatattttgAGGTTCTGCTTTCCTCCTGACTCAAACGCTAGCCTTGCTCCTGCTGGTCAACCCCTAGTCAACACCCCCCATCTTTCTCCAACCCCCACTTGCACTTTACCCCAAGCTGTGAAGTCAGCTTTATCCTTTAATTTGTCCTGGTTCCAGACTGACCTGAACTCTGACCTGTGTCTCAGACAATGAAGAAGTGGGAGGGTGAAGACAGCGTCCTACTCACATCCCAGAAATCTGCCACGCTGCTGACGGTCCGGAAGGAAACCCCAGAGTGTGATGGGGTGTGTAGAAACAGCTCGGACATCACTTTGGTGTAGTAATAGGCACTAGAGCTTGTCATTCCATAGGTCACTAGAACACAGCCAGAAAGGCATGCCTTCAAGGTCTGTCTCTGCAGAGAAGTTAAAAACTCCCACTGCCCTGGGGTCAGACATGCATCTCGGTTGGGAGCCTACCAGCGTTTCCCCTTAGACTTGTCTAGGGAGGGTAGTCGTGCCACTAGGAAAGTCAGGGGTGCTTTAGGGAAGGGTGAGACTGCAAGGTCACCTAGAATAGCTGCACCCCACTTGGTAAAGCTATGTTGGCATTGTCTTTCTGGAGTCTCACTGTTCTCCCCAGACTGGGACTAACTCCAATTTCTTGCTTGCCAAAGTCAAAAGATGTCTGCACTGGGAGGTGTTTCCCTTAATTTGTTCTCGATTTTTCTTGggagggggagatgttgggagcagtgagaccccagatcctgaatttcttgtgatcccctgatctgagtgcctacagctgctctgagcacgagaccttcaggagttcctgttGGCAGGGGAGTAGTTTCTGGTGAATTTGGCTGGGGCGTGGGTATCTCTATaaaatctgcccctgaacacaataaagggaggcattcttggggaattcaaggatgacccgtgtcgctgtctttctgtctgtgtgtgtgtctgtgtattttaacctccagccccctttcccgaagctcggtaacagggttcaagcccaccgaatgcagacacgggggcgcggtgtgcgGCAGATTTTTGCATCTAGATTCTAGAGTAGGACTCGGGCTAAACGTCCTGACCTACTGAGTCATTGATTCTACAGCCATGAGAGTAGCAGGTGGGCATGGCATTGGCACCAGCTTCTCCTGGGAACAGGATTCATTGCTGTTCAAAAGAGAGCTGGCCTCTGCACTGAATAATGGCACATAACGTGACCACTCTAATGCCTAGATCAGTCCTGTGTGCCAAAAAATAGAGACGCTAAACATGTTCTTGCTTAAAGCCAGGGCTTAAAATGCATATACCACTTATTTCCTAGGTTGTCCCTCAATCTGGGCTTGTGTGATGTTTCCTCAGGATTAAATTCAGGTAATGGATTCGAGGGAGACGTGCCTCACGAGTGATGTTGTTTCCTTTCCGTAGCCTCTTGTCAGAAGAAGATACAGATTGTCTGTTGATGTCTAACTACTGAAGTTAATTTTGATCCCTTAAGATGAtgtttgccaggtgtggtggcaagtgcctttgatcctagcacttgggaggcagaggcaggctgatctctgagttcgagctaGGCTGGTctataaagtaagttccaggccagccagagctacagagaatccctgtctcaaacaaacaaacaaacaaacatacatacaagcaaaaaagATGGTATCTGCTATGTTTCTTCAATGTAAAATTatgattttcctttttagaaTTAATATACTTTTTGGGACATAGTTTAGTTCTATGTAAATATCTTATTACTCGTTCATCTTTCACCTATGAGATTAAAGCATTTGTAGGTAAATTTTGTCTGATTATTGCCAATATGGTTAGCAAATAGTGAGTTTCTTTTCCACAAATTATTTCCTCTACATTTCATAgctgattgtggtggtttgaataagaatggcctcgaGAGGTTCATATGCTTATGAATGTTGAATGTTTAGGGTCCCAGGGAGTAGACTGTTTGAAGAAGGATTAAAGaagttaggaggtgtggtcttgtttgaggaagtggTGTCACTGAgcgtgggctttaaggtttcaaagtCCATGTCAGGttcagtctctgtctgtctttctgtctgtctcttctctctctctttccctctctgtctctctctgcctctctctttctttctgcctgtaGATCAGGATTTAGCTCTCAGCTATCATTCTGGTGCTATACGCCACGCTCTCCACCATGAAggtaatggattaaacctctgaaacttcagCAAGGTCCCCATTAAACGCTTTCttctgtaagagttgccttggtcatggtgtctcttcatagcactggaacagtgactaagacactcgTGTTCATTTCAGGAAGAGATTTTGTTTATCAGTTTGCACTTATAGATGTTTGgctatcccccccccctttatggGCTCTAATTTGACATTATTATTTATCTTGTTACTCAcagaggggtttttgttttgtttttgagacagggtctctttgtgtagctctggctgccagagagcttgctgtgtagatcaaACTACCTTGAAATCAGACCGttctgcctgcttcagcctcttgaggactgggatgaaaggtatgtgtcaccacacgAGGCTGGATTTGggggtttgttattgttgtttatttgtttgtttaacaagGTGAAAGACTTAAAACAACATGCAATATGAGCTTCTAAAATGGATCCTTGGTCATAGCCTCTCTTTTACTATAACACCTTTGAGTTAAACAGCTGGTGAAATTGTAATAAGGTTTGTTCATTAAATGAAAGTACTAGATCAATGACAATATTCTAACTTTGACAAGAGAATATTCATCATCTTAAGAAAATATACATTAAGGTACTTGGGTATAATGAAGCTTTATACCATTGTcttcaaatttattttcagaatacAGTAGGAGAGAGGACAGGTCTATATAGCATCTTCATATTTGAGTATCTATGTAAAATGTAtgcatttttatatctttattataatttttgtctgtgcATAATTATGTTCAAATTTTAAAGCAGAATTTCTCAGCctctaatttttaattaaatgtctttaattttttctttctcagtggaaATCAGATACTGACATCTGACAAATAAACtttaaaccaaaactaatcaacaGAGATAAGggaattcattttatattaaggaataGTTCTTTAAGTGGCTATACCAATtctaaacacatatgcacaataTTGGTTACATCcagtttcataaaacaaacatatataaaagcATATAGATTAACCTCAACAAGATGAAAGTGTGTAGCAAAAACCAATGATTAAATGAGTGGAGAGGCAACATACAGCGAGGAAGAAAGTCTTTACTAGCTGACATACAGCTATCTAATATCTATatacataaagaatttttaaaattaaatagtatGACAATCTAATCAATAAATGTGCAAATGAGCAAACAGTTCTTGAAAGATGAAGTACAAATggctaataaaatataaaaatatcctaCATTTTTAGCATCAGGAAAATGCTAGTAAAACCTACACTGAGAATTCATCACACTCTAGTCTGAATGGCTGTTATtaaggaaacaacaacaataataaagaaacaataaatgcaGACAAGAATGAAAGCGAAGAAGGAACTCTTATATACTGATAATGGGAATACAAGTTAGCCCATCCACTATGGACATCAGTATGGAGGTCCCTCAGAAGATTAAAACCAGAACTACAATATGGTATGGCTGTACCATGCTCAGGACTATCTCTAAAGGAATCCAAGTCAGCGTAACAGAGTCAGctgtgggctctgcttgctggcagcatgctgcaactcctttaagagaggtcttcctgattcagtggtagaaaaaaaccaaagccaaagcaaaacaacaacaacaacaaaaatactgctTGGTTTTAAaactgcagcttcctgggctgtgctgccagcacaaactctgactctttcaggaggtcctgctacagaacatttaaatgggatttgtgagcagagtTCTACAAcctgcttaatggcaacacagaccctgAAAATGGGGCTATGAGCATGGCTCATGCTGAACaggcctccaccatgttggactgggagaagccaaaagacaaagcagcctttgttgctgcttagcattttaagaagtgctcctggacagaaaaggatttcaaatacacaataggacagattcagacataaagggcctataaatgagacacagtgtgtttaaaaaatgtgtataggcttgggagagagaagaaaaagagtaaagagacagtaaatgtaatataaaagagtacagacaatcatagattaaaggagtaaagataataaaataaatattaaacttgtagatacagtaatagagtaagaaaataagccacataaagttggaatatacacagagagtctggattatgtatattattgtgttttctttaaattttttgattgtgaatgaattaagtacagagagatatttcattgtatgggctgttaagctaaaccagcacATATATTTTAAGGGTATTtagacttcagaatttgggtctaaggatatgttgctttggaaaagaggttcttcttttatttccacagacaatgggaacctgtggaatccttccagactaatgtagtttgatgaaCCCTGAATGGCCCCCAAAtattactttgctcaacaaaaaaacagaatgcAGTTTGCAGAGAACtccacccaaattcccaaatattgtttataaatgtttgtttacgtTTAAAGGGatatatgctatagatatgaataatttgcattagtatgaatcttagtttattgatacaaatattagataaattttgttatatgtgtatttctgctcttgattaaggtattgtgtttttgcagctcattttaaaatgtaatgtataattaagaaatacaggttaatagataatcatctataatagtcaaccttgtagtcatgttagttagattctctagatgtacagaggtatatttcagatggatattcttcaaacctttcaaagactaacagaatatggcatttaaaatgtttaacttaggacttttcatgacaatgagacacatctgctcctggcagcaccaatctacttcaagaggatgatgggcaccaaagaggctccttatggaaactgctcttgcctggactgcttgatgctatgctgtataaCTGGgaatgcagaacccacagaaaaaatgactgctgaagttgtctAAAAGAGGTGAGACAGTcatttggggttcctgcttcatgaaagagactgccagacattatgcagggacacaaaagaaagttactgacaaaacTGCCTTATAGGCAGAACTGCCCAGTGGACTATCCCAGCGATCTTGCACTAAAATGGACACTGCTGAGTGGGCCACTAGATGGTACTCTTGCCCCAGCTTTTCCTAGTTTTAGTCTAAATTAAAGACCAGAACTATTGTAGTTCTGAATTGCTTGCCAACTATTTATCGGGGACATATCTTCAGTCTTATatgtttttttgcttgcttgcttgtgttgATTGCAatctcatgtaactcaggctggcatTGGACTTCTATGTCATGAAGCTGATCTAGAATTCTagaacttcctgtctccacatcgCCAAGTGTCATGATTAGAGCTGGACTCACCATCTGGACATCTGGCTTTTGTGTTTGACTTTTTCAGGTGCTGAGACTCGAACCCAAGGTCTTGAGTATGCTAGGCAATGATCTCCATTGAGCTGCAGGCTCAGCCCAATAACCTCTGACTATTACCCGAGacagtaaaaatacattttctaag
It contains:
- the Pkd2l1 gene encoding polycystic kidney disease 2-like 1 protein, encoding MECLKGQERQTLGSKAWDNPAYSSPPSPNGTPRICTVSSGALPQPQPKKPEDRCQEKAQRTLASSCCFHICHSIRGLWGTTLTENTAENRELYVKTTLRELVVYIVFLVDICLLTYGMTSSSAYYYTKVMSELFLHTPSHSGVSFRTVSSVADFWDFAQGPLLDSLYWTKWYNNQSLGGGSHSFIYYENLLLGVPRLRQLRVRNDSCAVHEDFREDILNCYDVYSPDKEDQLPFGLFNGTAWTYHSQDELGGSSHWGRLASYSGGGYYLDLPGSRQASAEALKGLREGLWLDRGTRVVFIDFSVYNANINLFCVLRLVVEFPATGGTIPSWQIRTVKLIRYVNNWDFFIAGCEVIFCVFIFYYVVEEILEIHLHRLHYLSSIWNILDLVIISLSIVAVGFHIFRTLEVNRLMGKLLQQPDTYADFEFLAFWQTQYNNMNAVNLFFAWIKIFKYISFNKTMTQLSSTLARCAKDILGFAVMFFIVFFAYAQLGYLIFGTQVENFSTFVKCIFTQFRIILGDFDYKAIDNANRILGPVYFVTYVFFVFFVLLNMFLAIINDTYSEVKEELAGQKDELQLSDLLKQSCKKALLRLHLRKKQVSDVQKVLEGGESVIQLEDFTNTLRELGHAEHEISELKAAFTRFDKDGNHVLDVKEQAQMRQGLAEERVALSAEMENLGQSIGYSLPGESGTEAARGGHWVSEEEFYTLTRRVLQLESILEGIASQVDVVGSKLKMLESKGDLAPSPGMEMLAVWKNL